From Hoplias malabaricus isolate fHopMal1 chromosome 11, fHopMal1.hap1, whole genome shotgun sequence, a single genomic window includes:
- the trpc6b gene encoding short transient receptor potential channel 6 — protein MRRPVFTDHFPSETSVHTGGGSEDCHRMNTGCEEGNSVYQGYYLRRSNADRRDVQRQALAKSRRLALRGPAYMFSARCNSLSLTEERFLEAAEYGNIPVIRRMLEELPELNVNCVDYMGQNALQLAVANEHLEVTELLLMKENLARIGDALLLAISKGYLRIVEAILAHQAFADASKLTNSPLQSETSDDFFAYDEDGTRFSHDITPIILASHCHEYEIVHILLRKGARIERPHDYFCKCNTCVYHQRHDSFSHSRSRINAYKGLASPAYLSLSSEDPVLTALELSNELAVLANIEKEFKNDYKKLSMQCKDFVVGLLDLCRNTEEVEAILNGDTESNDNSDSTGRPSLIRLKLAIKYELKKFVAHPNCQQQLLSIWYENLSGLRQQTTAVKLLVVLGVAVGLPILALLYWIAPSSKLGKIIRGPFLKFVAHAASFTIFLCLLVMNAADRFEGTTLLPNMTVHDHPAQLFRMKTTPFTWMEMLIISWVIGMIWAECKEIWSQGPREYLQEPWNLLDFGMLAIFVTSFIARFMAFWHAYMAQSYVDERYTDLSNITLPFEIEYYRLARVYWVPSDPQLISEGLYAIAVVLSFSRIAYILPANESFGPLQISLGRTVKDIFKFMVIFIMVFVAFMIGMFNLYSYYLGAKQNNAFTTVEESFKTLFWAIFGLSEVKSVVINNGHKFIENIGYVLYGVYNVTMVIVLLNMLIAMINSSFQEIEDDADVEWKFARAKLWFSYFEEGGTLPVPFNLVPSPKSVAKLAMKIRQLLPLRRHKDGGKEDTELNELSKQKGPNYRGSPRSSRYRRIMKRLIKRYVIKAQMDKESDEVNEGELKEIKQDISSLRYELLEEKSHETEEFSELIRRLGETLNRQQNH, from the exons GAGGAGCAATGCAGACAGAAGGGACGTCCAGAGGCAGGCGTTGGCTAAGAGCCGCCGGCTGGCCTTGCGGGGTCCGGCCTACATGTTCAGTGCTCGTTGCAACAGCCTTTCCCTGACAGAAGAGCGCTTTCTTGAGGCTGCTGAGTATGGGAACATCCCTGTCATCCGGAGGATGCTGGAGGAGCTGCCTGAACTTAATGTCAACTGTGTGGACTACATGGGCCAGAATGCCTTGCAGCTGGCGGTCGCCAATGAGCACTTGGAGGTTACAGAGCTTTTACTGATGAAGGAGAATCTGGCCAGGATAGGGGATGCCCTACTTTTAGCCATCAGCAAAGGCTACCTCCGCATAGTCGAAGCCATATTGGCGCACCAGGCTTTTGCCGATGCATCCAAGCTGACCAACAGCCCCCTCCAAAGTGAAACAAGCGATGACTTCTTTGCCTACGATGAGGACGGCACACGCTTTTCCCATGACATAACGCCCATTATCCTGGCCTCTCACTGCCACGAGTATGAGATTGTACACATCCTGTTACGGAAGGGCGCTCGCATTGAGAGACCCCACGACTACTTCTGTAAATGTAACACTTGTGTGTATCATCAGAGGCATGACTCCTTCAGCCACTCTCGCTCCCGCATCAATGCCTACAAAGGGCTGGCTAGCCCCGCATACTTATCCCTGTCCAGTGAAGATCCTGTATTGACTGCTCTGGAACTAAGCAATGAACTGGCTGTGCTGGCCAACATAGAGAAAGAGTTTAAG AATGATTATAAAAAGCTGTCTATGCAATGCAAGGACTTTGTGGTGGGTCTTCTGGACTTGTGCCGAAACACAGAAGAGGTGGAGGCCATTCTGAACGGAGACACGGAGTCAAACGACAACTCTGACTCCACAGGCCGACCCAGCCTTATTCGCTTAAAACTGGCCATCAAATACGAGCTTAAAAAG TTTGTAGCTCATCCAAACTGTCAGCAACAACTCCTCTCCATTTGGTATGAAAATCTGTCAGGGCTCCGGCAGCAGACCACAGCCGTGAAGCTGTTAGTGGTATTAGGGGTGGCCGTGGGACTGCCCATTCTGGCTCTGCTGTACTGGATAGCACCCTCAAGCAAG TTGGGGAAAATCATTCGTGGCCCTTTCCTAAAATTTGTGGCCCACGCAGCATCCTTCACCATCTTCCTGTGTCTCCTGGTCATGAACGCAGCCGACCGCTTTGAAGGGACCACTCTCCTTCCGAACATGACTGTCCACGACCACCCCGCCCAGCTGTTCCGGATGAAGACCACTCCTTTCACCTGGATGGAGATGCTGATCATTTCATGGGTCATAG GAATGATCTGGGCTGAATGCAAAGAAATCTGGTCTCAAGGTCCTCGGGAATACCTGCAGGAACCTTGGAATCTGCTGGATTTCGGTATGCTGGCCATATTCGTGACCTCATTCATAGCTCGGTTCATGGCTTTTTGGCACGCATACATGGCTCAGAGCTATGTGGACGAGCGCTACACAGACCTCTCCAACATAACGCTGCCCTTTGAGATCGAGTACTACCGACTGG CTCGTGTCTATTGGGTTCCCTCGGATCCCCAGCTGATTTCGGAGGGTCTCTATGCCATCGCTGTGGTCCTGAGCTTCTCCCGGATTGCATACATCCTGCCAGCCAACGAGAGCTTTGGCCCGCTGCAGATTTCTCTGGGCAGGACTGTTAAAGATATATTCAAATTCATGGTGATCTTCATCATGGTGTTTGTGGCCTTTATGATCGGCATGTTCAACCTCTACTCCTACTATCTCGGAGCAAAGCAGAACAATGCCTTCACAAC TGTTGAAGAGAGCTTTAAAACACTGTTCTGGGCTATTTTTGGACTTTCTGAGGTAAAGTCAGTGGTCATTAACAATGGACACAAGTTCATCGAAAATATTGGATACGTCCTTTACGGGGTGTACAATGTTACCATGGTCATCGTCCTGCTCAACATGCTCATTGCTATGATCAACAGCTCCTTTCAGGAAATCGAG GACGATGCAGATGTGGAGTGGAAGTTTGCCAGAGCTAAGCTCTGGTTCTCCTACTTCGAGGAAGGAGGGACATTGCCAGTGCCTTTTAACCTCGTTCCCAGCCCTAAGTCTGTGGCTAAACTGGCCATGAAGATCAGGCAGCTCCTGCCTCTACGCAGACACAAGGATGGAGGGAAGGAAGACACAGAACTCAACGAA ctgAGCAAACAAAAGGGTCCAAACTACAGAGGATCACCACGATCGAGTCGCTATCGG AGGATCATGAAACGACTCATTAAGCGGTATGTCATAAAAGCACAGATGGACAAAGAGAGTGATGAAGTCAATGaag GGGAGCTGAAGGAGATAAAGCAGGACATCTCCAGTTTACGCTATGAACTGTTGGAGGAGAAGTCTCATGAGACAGAAGAATTTTCAGAGCTCATCAGGAGACTGGGGGAAACACTGAACAGGCAACAGAACCACTAA